The DNA sequence ACAATAGCGCCGGAGAGATTGCCGGCATTGATGTCGTCAAAAGCGAGCTTAAGGGTGGCATAGTCTGCACCGATGGTACCGACGGTTTTTGTGGTTTGGGCATTGACTGTTACCATGTTGATCAACAGCATCAGACATGCCAGAGAGATTTGATTAAATGTTTTCATTTCGTTGATTGATATTTAATTGATTACTAATTGCATTTCCCTGAAGGATCTGTTTTGAAAATTTTCGGTTTTGAATTTTTTTCCTTGATCCCCTAACCTGGATAAACCAGAAATTACTCCAAAGGAGTCCTGCGGACAAAATTCAATAAACAAATCTCAAATAAAACTCAATGTACAAAGGATCAAAAATCCAAACAGTGAAAGCGGCCCTGTCTGCCTGACTGCGTCATGAAGGGTGACCCAGTCAGGCAGGAATGAATGTGGAACAGTTTGGTAATTGAATTTTTCAAATTTCGTATTTATTTGTCTTTTGACATTTGTCTTTTTCCTATGGATGCCTTCGGCAGAAAATTCTGCCAAAAAAAGCAAGAAATTGGAAAATAATATACTAAATGGTGTAAAACATCGAAAATCAGGCTTCCGGAAATTCTTCCGGGAAACCGGAAGGGACGGCCAAGCCTGATTTTCAACCTGTCTGTATCAAATAAGACTCTTGACACCACATCAACTTGTTTAACCTATTGAATGACAATTTTTTTGATAATCATTTCCTTTTCCCATCTGATTTTCAAAATGTAAATCCCCGGTTTCAGGTCATCAACGGCCAGTTGGTTGGTGGTGTTGGTGATGGGAATGGTTTTGACCAGTCTTCCTTCGGCTGAAAGGAGGGATGCACTCCGGAATTCCATGAATGATTGTGCTGCGGGAAACAAGCCGTCGGTGGAGGTCCCAACGACGATGTTCAGTACATCATTTGCAGGATTGGGATAAACAAGAATCGATTCAGGAGCTTCCGACGAATCGATGATTTCGGTGGTGGCGAGTTCGGTTCCTGTTTTCAGGGAACCGTCTGCTACCACATGATCGAGCCATGCTTTGGAAGTGCGCGATGCCAGCACACTTTCGGTAAATATACCGGCCAGGATGCAATCGCCCATGTAAATTGTGCCGGAATAGCGTTGTTGCCAGGTGGTTCCGTTATAAGAGGTGAACACCTTGAAATTGTTACCGTTACGCTGGATCTTCATCCACCGGACCATCTGGGCCACCTGGCTTAAATTACGCATGGATTTATTGGTGGTTGTCCGATAACCAATAATCACATTGGGGTTGTAAAGCCTTGTTTTGAACAAAATGGTTTTTGCTCCGGGGGTAGTATTTTCGCGCATCATCACGCCGCCCCAGCCGCCGTTTTCCACTTCATCGAGGTGTGCAATCACCGTTGCCTGGGTAGAACAAAGCTCCTGGTAAACAAAATGGAACACATCGCTGGTTGTCGTGCTCTTGCCTGTGGCTGTAAGCAGGAACGTGCCGTCGTTGTTGCAGGGGGCATACACCGAAGTGCCATTGGCGCTGGCATGGGTGTTGGCTGCCAGCCAGGGATTGGGTATTTCAAAGTAATCATTCGCCGAATGAATGGTGATCGTTACCGGGTTACTTTCCACGGTGCCGACGCCGCTTTTATCAATAGCCAGCATCCTGAACAGTGTAGTTTCGATGGGCGGATCAGGTGTGTAGGTGGCGCCCGTTGCACCGGCAATATTTTGCCAGTTACCGCCAACCAGCTGCTGCCATTGGTAAGCCAGTTCACCTTCCGCATGTTCATTGACTGAGATCAGTGTTTCAATCTCGGTGTTGGGGCACATTTCCTGGTCTGCCGAAACGGAGTTGGTCAACTCGTTTTGCTGGGCAAAAATAAAACCCTCTCTGGTCTGGTAATTTGTACCCAGGGCGCCGACAGAAAGTGGCTGCCCGAAAGTGCCGAAATGGTTGTAACCTGCGCTTTGCGATGCGCCTCCTCCTGATGAAAACACGGAGGTTTTGAGCGTCTGTGCCTGGAGCAGCCAGGGCATAAGAAGTATCAAAGTAAAGACTGGTATATTTTTCATGATTTTCTATTTTTATATCCTATTTGTATTATACTTATTTTTAGTCAGATAACTCTCTTAAAACGACCTAATGGCACGCACATGGAAAGTGTTATTTTTTGGGGAACTGCTCTGATCGCCGTTACCCATGAAGTATTGGCACCATGCATGATCGTACGAGGCCTCGGACGAACTCCAATAGGAGGTGTAAATAGGAAAACCGCCAACGATGTCTTTTTGCAAAAACAATAAATTCAATTCATATTTTGAAGGCAGGTACCAGTCACCATAGGTAATCCCGTCAACCGTCACGGAATAATTTGCACAAACTCTTGCGGCAAAATAACCAATTTGGTTATCTGCTATTTGTGAAGCAATGATCAATGTTGTGTTCATTTCGCCGGTATTCAGTCCGTCTCCGGAAGTTCCGGTAATTTTATATACACCGTTCCACCAGTAGTAGTTTGTTCCATCACCTATGTCGGTTGTAGCTGCTATTAATCCATGGTATCCGCCATCATATACATAAAATACAATGCCGCCACCATAACTTTCTCCAATGGTATGAGTCTTCAATCCATCCAGCTTGGTTTTGTCGGCAGCACTCATGCTTCCGGCAGTGGAGGTGGTTGCCGGATTGATAGATATTTCCGGGGCCGTTCCGCCTGTTGAAACGATGGGCAGTGTTCCGGTTACTCCTGTAACTGTCCCATTGGTAGGAGTTGCCCAACTTGTCCCGCCGCTACCGTTGGAAGTAAGCACTTGTCCGTTGTTGCCCCTGCCGGTTGGGAAGGCAATACTGGTGTTGGTTCCGTTACCGTTGATGGTCAATGAGCCGCCGATGGTGGTGTTGGCATTTTTCAGAATGGTCAGGGCATTGCTTCTGGCTACATTTGAAGTTCCGTTGCCCACCAGAAACAGCCTGTCGCTGGCATCCCAGCCGGTGGTACTTACGGGCGTGTAATCGATATTATACTGTCCTAAAACGGTTTCATAGGCCGAGGGGGCACTTAGGTAATCCCCAAAAGCTTTGGAGGAATATCCGGAGGCAACAGCATTCCAACCTATCGCTATGGATAGCATACCACTGGCATTATTAACAGTTCCGATAGTAATGGAATTCTGACCTGTGGCATAATTGGTTGTTCCAATCGCTACAGAATTGCTCCCGCTTGCAGTATTATCAAACCCTCCAGGGATTATTGCATAAGAACCGCTGGCTACTTTCGTGGCATCGAATCTGCCCATTTGCAGATCCACTGCACGCATCCCCCTGATGTTGCCCCCGGCTGCCGTTCCATCAGGCTGGTCGGCAAGAATGGCGCCTAGTCCCTGTGGAGCAAGTACCAGATCGACATCCGGAAAAGCATTGACTGCTTGTAGCTTAACAATCATTTTCGGAAAGAACCATGTATTACTCTCTTCAAAATTGGCCAGTTTGGAGTTTTGCCAGGTGGCATTTCCATTTCCATCCGTGGTTAGTACCTGTCCGCCTGCACCTCCGCTGCCTGCAGGTTTAATGTTTACCGTTCCGCCGGAAACTGAAAGCCCGTTGCTGGCCGATAAGGAAGTAAATGCTCCGGTGGCCGGGGTTGTGGAGCCTATTGCCCCTGGTGCAGCCCAGTTTATCCTGGCGTTGTCAAAAGTTCCTGAAGTGATTTTTGAAGTACTCAGGTTGCCGATATAGGTTTCATCTATAACCGCTCCATTCCAGGTTCCGGATGTGATAGTTCCGACTGTAGAGATGTTTGCGCTGCCTGCCCATGTTGAAATGGCTGTGTTCTCGACGTTTCCCAGATTGACATCGGATTTGGTCAGGGTAACTGCACCAGTCATCCCGTTCACCGAGGTGACGGGAGGAGCGGGTAACGCAGTCCAGGCGCCAATGCCGGTGGCATCGGAAGATAGTACCTTCCCCAGCCCTGCAACGGTCGTAAGCTTGATGGTCTCCGATTCGAGGGTGGTGAATTTCCCGGTATTGGGGGTGGTTTTTCCTATTTCACCGGGGCTTTCCCAACCGGCAGCGCTCAGATCGTTGCTGATCAGCGCAAAGGGAACGTTGGTGATTTCCGTTCGCGGGAGCGTTTCCGTTCCCACTTTTACTTCGAGCCAGGGGGTAAAGCCTTCGAACATTTCGGCGGCGAAGGCCATATCGTCGGCAATTCCGGTCCCTAATTGTACTGAGTAAAGACCGTTAAGGACGTTAACAACTTTGGCCACAACGCCCGTGGTGGGCCAAAGCTGGTTTCCGTCAGTTTCAGCATCGAACATGGCAAAGGTCATGGCCACGTTGTTTTGGTTGATGGCATTACCGCTGTTGTCCAGCAGTTTGCCCTGCCAGGTGATGGCGGTTGGCTGAGCTAATAAATTAAAGCTCAAAGCCAGGAAAACCAGAAGAATTCCAATTGTTTTCATCTTTGAATAATTTTAAATTTATAAATTGAGCTCATTTTTAATTGTTTAATCCTGTTTTTAAAT is a window from the Bacteroidales bacterium genome containing:
- a CDS encoding T9SS type A sorting domain-containing protein codes for the protein MKNIPVFTLILLMPWLLQAQTLKTSVFSSGGGASQSAGYNHFGTFGQPLSVGALGTNYQTREGFIFAQQNELTNSVSADQEMCPNTEIETLISVNEHAEGELAYQWQQLVGGNWQNIAGATGATYTPDPPIETTLFRMLAIDKSGVGTVESNPVTITIHSANDYFEIPNPWLAANTHASANGTSVYAPCNNDGTFLLTATGKSTTTSDVFHFVYQELCSTQATVIAHLDEVENGGWGGVMMRENTTPGAKTILFKTRLYNPNVIIGYRTTTNKSMRNLSQVAQMVRWMKIQRNGNNFKVFTSYNGTTWQQRYSGTIYMGDCILAGIFTESVLASRTSKAWLDHVVADGSLKTGTELATTEIIDSSEAPESILVYPNPANDVLNIVVGTSTDGLFPAAQSFMEFRSASLLSAEGRLVKTIPITNTTNQLAVDDLKPGIYILKIRWEKEMIIKKIVIQ